The following are from one region of the Anaeropeptidivorans aminofermentans genome:
- a CDS encoding helix-turn-helix domain-containing protein, with the protein MIYIGDSLKEIRKKKQMTLKQLADSTDLSAAYLSKLENNLTSPTLANLQKICEALQITMAAFLLDKQEELPVVLKKKERPELFTTGSGIVYNLIFDRSSIVKIISMTIQADNYKEEMSWGHHDDELGIVAEGSLVVTIDEENYVLLPGDFIYIKAHSVHKYKKVGEGVCTVYWIYVPEAD; encoded by the coding sequence ATGATTTATATTGGAGATTCTTTAAAAGAAATCAGAAAGAAAAAGCAAATGACTTTAAAGCAATTGGCTGACAGCACGGATTTATCTGCGGCGTACCTGAGTAAGCTTGAAAATAATCTTACGAGCCCTACGCTTGCCAATTTACAGAAAATATGTGAGGCTCTTCAAATAACAATGGCTGCCTTTTTGCTTGATAAGCAGGAAGAGCTTCCTGTGGTTTTGAAGAAAAAAGAACGCCCGGAACTATTTACTACCGGCTCAGGCATTGTATATAACCTAATATTCGACCGTTCCTCTATAGTAAAAATTATTAGTATGACAATTCAGGCAGATAATTATAAAGAGGAAATGTCATGGGGCCATCATGATGATGAGCTGGGCATTGTGGCTGAAGGTTCCTTGGTAGTCACAATTGACGAAGAGAATTACGTATTGCTTCCCGGGGATTTTATATATATCAAGGCTCATTCCGTCCACAAATATAAAAAGGTCGGCGAAGGCGTCTGTACTGTATATTGGATTTATGTACCGGAAGCAGATTAG
- a CDS encoding prolyl-tRNA synthetase associated domain-containing protein, which yields MEQKQLVYDKLSEMKVPYNAIEHEAVFTIEEMKKLDFPEGCTVAKNLFLRDAKGKRHFLLATHHDRSIDLKSLGEKFGSTKLSFASDERLSKYLGVTKGAVSPLGLLNDSESAVEFYIDEALRSCNMLGVHPNDNTATVFIDCSDLIKLIQSTNHKVNFLKLS from the coding sequence GTGGAACAAAAGCAATTGGTATATGATAAGCTCTCAGAAATGAAAGTACCCTATAACGCTATAGAGCATGAGGCTGTTTTCACAATAGAGGAAATGAAAAAGCTTGATTTTCCTGAAGGCTGCACCGTGGCAAAAAATTTATTCCTCCGGGACGCAAAGGGAAAGCGCCATTTTCTATTAGCTACGCACCACGATCGGTCTATTGATTTAAAATCCTTAGGAGAAAAATTCGGAAGCACTAAGCTTTCCTTTGCCTCCGATGAGCGTTTATCAAAGTATTTAGGTGTTACAAAGGGTGCTGTAAGCCCTCTTGGATTATTAAACGATTCAGAAAGTGCCGTGGAATTTTATATAGACGAAGCGCTTCGTTCCTGCAATATGTTAGGCGTACACCCAAATGACAATACAGCAACCGTCTTTATAGATTGCAGCGACTTAATTAAATTAATCCAAAGCACCAACCATAAGGTAAACTTCTTAAAGCTTTCATAA
- a CDS encoding 4Fe-4S double cluster binding domain-containing protein, with product MDKTLEKTIEDIITEQLLILNRPDLYRSPLVSFSSADDKRYKELKNIIGEWHLTPKELLPEAESIISYFVPFTKDAASEPKKIREGSPLWGEAYQEINKHFNIINDAVSNYLIGLGYQAKAIRPTHTYDPKDLKSLWSHRSAASIAGLGNFAANRLLITEKGSAGRFCTVITSAPLKADNKLTENKCLYVKNKSCGLCFKICPVKALAGDGSFDKFACQKELNKNEEGLKKSVPLKSADICGKCISICPFAYIA from the coding sequence TTGGATAAAACACTTGAAAAAACAATAGAAGATATTATTACAGAACAGCTTCTTATTTTAAACCGACCTGATTTATACCGCAGTCCTCTTGTTTCTTTTTCTTCTGCTGATGATAAGCGGTATAAAGAATTAAAGAATATCATCGGTGAGTGGCATTTAACCCCGAAAGAGCTATTGCCGGAGGCTGAAAGCATAATCAGCTATTTTGTACCTTTTACAAAAGACGCGGCATCAGAACCAAAGAAAATAAGAGAAGGCTCTCCTTTATGGGGAGAAGCCTACCAGGAAATTAATAAGCATTTTAATATTATTAATGATGCCGTATCAAATTATTTAATCGGCCTGGGATATCAGGCTAAAGCCATAAGGCCTACCCATACTTATGACCCGAAAGATTTAAAATCCTTATGGTCCCATAGAAGCGCCGCATCCATCGCAGGCTTAGGTAATTTTGCCGCAAACAGGCTGTTAATAACAGAAAAAGGGTCTGCCGGACGGTTCTGCACCGTAATTACCTCCGCCCCTTTAAAAGCGGACAATAAGCTCACGGAGAATAAATGCTTATATGTGAAAAATAAATCCTGCGGGCTATGCTTTAAAATATGCCCTGTGAAGGCTCTTGCAGGAGACGGCTCCTTTGACAAATTCGCCTGTCAAAAGGAATTAAATAAAAACGAAGAGGGCTTAAAGAAATCCGTCCCTTTAAAGAGTGCCGATATTTGCGGTAAATGTATCAGCATCTGTCCCTTTGCATACATAGCGTAA
- a CDS encoding restriction endonuclease, whose protein sequence is MTTRKPLILLGFLKKCCIATRTIHYKLNEAKAEAIYSYEIIKGYEFDDKVIFEADTIDEEMLKKEKKVYETKESEGRGIYQYYKADSEGEYDFAKSLDEDPNVVLFTKIKKGGFVIDTPYGNYSPDWAIVYKEGEGDTKLYFITETKFEKEWKDLTDVEKLKIKCGTLHFKAVSEATKDRVCFNWANSYENFKEKIGIE, encoded by the coding sequence TTGACTACCCGTAAACCATTGATTTTACTGGGTTTTCTGAAAAAGTGCTGTATCGCCACTCGTACCATTCATTATAAGCTTAATGAAGCAAAGGCAGAGGCGATTTATTCCTATGAGATTATAAAAGGCTATGAGTTTGACGATAAGGTAATCTTTGAAGCAGACACCATTGACGAGGAAATGCTTAAAAAAGAGAAAAAGGTATACGAAACAAAAGAGTCCGAAGGCCGCGGCATTTATCAGTATTACAAAGCGGACTCTGAAGGGGAATATGATTTTGCAAAGAGCTTAGATGAAGACCCCAATGTAGTACTTTTTACGAAAATAAAAAAGGGCGGCTTTGTCATTGATACTCCCTATGGAAACTATTCTCCTGACTGGGCAATTGTCTATAAAGAAGGGGAAGGAGATACGAAGCTTTATTTTATAACAGAAACTAAATTTGAAAAAGAGTGGAAAGACTTAACCGATGTTGAAAAGCTTAAAATTAAATGCGGAACCCTTCATTTTAAGGCTGTATCGGAAGCAACAAAAGATAGGGTTTGCTTTAACTGGGCCAATAGCTATGAGAATTTTAAGGAAAAAATAGGGATAGAGTAG
- a CDS encoding DUF6017 domain-containing protein, translating into MAVFRVEKNKGYTIMSNHHLRNRGLTLKAKGLLSQMLSLPEAWDYTLAGLSHINRESIDAIRTAVWELEKAGYITRQQGRDGKGKMTAIEYTIYEQPQPSPELDYPILENPTPGNPTTENPLSDFPTQLNKELSITEKSNTDLSSTHSIPIHSPNPLPCEGMAAEPPERKGIEANDAYKIYEEIIKDNIEYDILAQDKHIDVDRLDEIVTLILETVCTARKTIRVAGDEYPAEVVKAKFMKLDSSHIQFVFDCMKENTTKIHNIKKYLLAVLFNAPSTMDSYYTALVAHDMAHWGE; encoded by the coding sequence ATGGCAGTATTCCGGGTAGAGAAAAACAAGGGCTATACCATAATGAGCAACCACCACCTACGCAATCGGGGCTTGACCCTGAAAGCAAAAGGGCTGTTGTCGCAAATGCTGTCCTTGCCCGAAGCATGGGACTATACCCTTGCTGGCCTATCCCATATTAACCGGGAAAGTATCGACGCTATCCGTACCGCAGTTTGGGAGCTTGAAAAGGCAGGATATATCACCCGGCAACAAGGCCGGGACGGTAAAGGCAAAATGACCGCCATTGAGTACACCATATACGAGCAGCCACAGCCGTCGCCGGAATTGGATTATCCGATATTGGAAAATCCAACACCGGGTAATCCGACGACGGAAAACCCGTTGTCGGATTTTCCAACGCAATTAAATAAAGAACTATCTATTACAGAAAAATCAAATACGGATTTATCAAGTACCCATTCCATTCCTATCCATTCCCCTAACCCCTTGCCTTGTGAGGGCATGGCGGCAGAGCCGCCGGAACGGAAAGGAATTGAAGCGAACGACGCATACAAGATTTATGAGGAAATCATAAAGGACAATATCGAGTATGACATTTTAGCGCAGGATAAGCATATCGACGTTGACCGGCTGGACGAAATCGTAACCTTGATACTTGAAACCGTCTGCACGGCGAGAAAGACAATCCGCGTCGCCGGTGACGAGTATCCCGCCGAGGTTGTGAAAGCGAAGTTTATGAAGCTGGACAGCAGCCACATTCAATTTGTTTTTGATTGCATGAAAGAGAACACAACCAAAATCCACAATATCAAAAAATACCTGTTGGCGGTGCTGTTCAATGCGCCGTCCACAATGGACAGCTATTACACCGCCCTTGTCGCTCACGATATGGCGCATTGGGGCGAATAG
- a CDS encoding PcfB family protein has protein sequence MLHEEVNRESLQLGAKIGKLTAEEIKKALDKLLAQLTELKKNGQQLPTVVHGKQSLKELSAQNTGLSSMELKDPNLRQINREMKKAGIDFSPVKTGKGEYLLFFKGRDADAMTHAFNQYTKKLVKQAEKPSIRKVLSDFKEKAAAMNAQRAVTKNKDKGIEL, from the coding sequence TTGTTACATGAGGAAGTCAACCGCGAGAGCTTACAGCTTGGGGCAAAAATCGGCAAGCTAACCGCCGAGGAAATCAAAAAAGCCCTTGATAAGCTGCTTGCACAGCTAACCGAGCTAAAGAAAAACGGCCAGCAGCTACCTACCGTCGTACACGGCAAGCAGAGCCTAAAGGAGTTATCAGCCCAAAATACCGGGCTTTCCAGTATGGAGCTAAAAGACCCGAACTTGCGGCAGATTAACCGGGAAATGAAAAAAGCCGGTATTGACTTTTCGCCGGTAAAAACCGGCAAGGGTGAATACCTTTTGTTTTTCAAAGGCCGCGACGCGGACGCTATGACCCATGCTTTCAACCAGTACACAAAGAAGCTCGTCAAACAAGCCGAAAAACCGTCTATCCGCAAGGTGCTATCCGACTTCAAGGAAAAGGCGGCGGCCATGAACGCGCAACGCGCCGTTACGAAAAATAAGGATAAGGGGATTGAGCTATGA
- a CDS encoding Maff2 family mobile element protein — translation MAFFNSAVDVLQTLVIALGAGLGIWGIINLLEGYGSDNPASKSQGMKQLMAGGGVALIGLLLVPQLSGLFG, via the coding sequence ATGGCATTTTTTAATTCAGCGGTTGACGTATTGCAGACCCTTGTTATCGCTTTGGGGGCCGGTTTAGGGATTTGGGGCATTATTAACCTACTTGAGGGCTATGGTTCCGATAACCCGGCAAGCAAGTCACAGGGCATGAAGCAGCTCATGGCGGGCGGCGGTGTTGCATTGATTGGCCTGTTGCTTGTGCCGCAGCTTTCCGGCCTGTTCGGTTAA
- a CDS encoding VirB6/TrbL-like conjugal transfer protein, CD1112 family yields MQSIFDAITEWIKELLIGAIEGNLSNMFGDVNDKVGTIAAEVGATPQAWNSNIFSMIQTLSETVIIPIAGLIITYVLCVELIGMVTERNNLHDVDTWLFFKWFFKAWVAVFIVTHTFDITMAAFDMGQHIVSGAAGVISGSTSINVDATIAAMRSGLEAMEIPELLLLTVETMLISFCMKIMAILITVIVYGRMIEIYLYCSVAPVPFATMTNREWGQIGTGYLKGLFALAFQGFFILVCVGIYAVLVNDMIIADDIHSAIFSIAAYTVILCFSLFKTGSLSKSIFGAH; encoded by the coding sequence ATGCAGAGCATATTTGACGCAATTACCGAATGGATAAAAGAGCTTCTAATTGGCGCGATTGAGGGTAATCTGTCAAATATGTTCGGGGACGTAAACGACAAGGTAGGCACGATAGCTGCTGAGGTAGGCGCAACCCCGCAAGCGTGGAACAGTAACATTTTCAGTATGATACAGACCTTATCTGAAACGGTTATTATCCCGATTGCGGGGCTTATCATTACCTATGTGCTATGCGTGGAGCTTATCGGTATGGTTACGGAGCGAAACAATCTGCACGACGTTGACACATGGCTATTTTTTAAGTGGTTTTTTAAGGCGTGGGTGGCGGTTTTTATCGTCACTCACACCTTTGATATTACAATGGCGGCGTTTGATATGGGGCAACACATTGTATCAGGCGCGGCGGGCGTAATAAGCGGCAGCACAAGCATAAATGTTGACGCGACCATTGCAGCCATGCGAAGCGGCCTTGAAGCTATGGAAATCCCCGAACTGCTACTTTTGACAGTAGAAACTATGTTAATCAGCTTTTGTATGAAAATCATGGCGATATTGATTACCGTCATTGTGTACGGGCGCATGATTGAGATTTACCTATATTGTAGCGTTGCCCCCGTCCCCTTTGCCACTATGACAAATCGGGAGTGGGGACAAATCGGAACAGGCTATCTGAAAGGCCTGTTTGCGCTGGCCTTTCAAGGATTTTTTATACTTGTTTGCGTCGGCATTTATGCCGTACTTGTGAATGACATGATAATTGCGGACGACATACACAGCGCAATATTTTCCATTGCCGCATATACCGTCATTCTCTGTTTCAGCCTGTTCAAAACCGGCTCATTGTCAAAATCTATCTTTGGGGCGCATTAA
- a CDS encoding DNA gyrase, which yields MDITKETRRESYGAAQQEAAARRRVILEILTERGKLTAREVAAELHQRGITPTDERNYSAPRLTELKAAGQIKVTGKKICDRTGRSVAVWAVKKEVSK from the coding sequence ATGGACATAACGAAAGAAACCCGCCGCGAGAGCTACGGCGCAGCGCAGCAGGAAGCAGCCGCACGGCGGCGCGTTATCCTTGAAATCCTGACCGAGCGTGGGAAGCTTACGGCGCGTGAGGTTGCCGCCGAGCTTCACCAGCGCGGCATTACTCCGACAGACGAGCGCAATTATTCTGCGCCCCGACTTACCGAACTGAAAGCAGCCGGGCAAATCAAAGTGACCGGCAAAAAGATATGTGACCGTACAGGCCGCAGCGTTGCGGTTTGGGCGGTCAAAAAGGAGGTATCAAAGTAA
- a CDS encoding PrgI family protein, giving the protein MAYVPIPKDLTKVKTKFALGLTKRQLICFGAAAAVGLPLFFVLRGVIASSAAAMVMVIVMLPFFLLAMYEKHGRPLEKVVQDIIETKSVRPKVRPYQTDNLYAATARQANLYKEVKAIATGKKAARRGNPEADRRR; this is encoded by the coding sequence ATGGCCTATGTGCCTATTCCAAAAGACCTTACCAAAGTAAAAACAAAGTTTGCGCTTGGGCTTACCAAACGGCAACTAATATGTTTCGGCGCAGCGGCGGCGGTAGGCTTGCCGCTGTTTTTCGTTTTACGGGGCGTTATCGCGTCCAGCGCGGCGGCTATGGTTATGGTTATCGTCATGTTGCCGTTTTTCCTGCTTGCCATGTACGAAAAGCACGGGCGACCCCTTGAAAAAGTGGTGCAGGATATTATCGAAACAAAATCTGTTCGCCCAAAGGTGCGCCCCTATCAGACAGATAACCTATACGCCGCCACAGCGCGGCAAGCAAATCTATACAAGGAGGTAAAAGCGATTGCAACAGGTAAAAAAGCAGCCCGCAGGGGCAACCCGGAAGCTGACCGCCGCCGATAA
- a CDS encoding conjugal transfer protein TraE, producing the protein MKMGESPRDTHKKAYVNNKQIPTGITQNIKDLLASAEIENIFENSDFLYLLNQAAGDREILAEKLHISPKQAKYITNSEAGEGLIIYGSVILPFIDQFPANTKLYEIMTTRPLEAAGA; encoded by the coding sequence ATGAAAATGGGCGAAAGCCCCAGAGATACGCATAAAAAGGCGTATGTTAATAACAAACAGATACCCACTGGCATAACGCAAAATATCAAAGACCTGTTGGCAAGCGCGGAAATCGAAAATATTTTTGAAAACAGCGATTTTCTATATCTTCTCAATCAGGCAGCGGGCGACCGTGAAATCCTTGCGGAAAAGCTGCACATATCGCCCAAACAGGCAAAGTACATTACCAATTCCGAAGCTGGCGAGGGGCTTATTATCTACGGCAGCGTGATACTGCCCTTTATCGACCAATTCCCCGCGAATACAAAGCTATACGAGATTATGACGACCCGCCCGCTGGAAGCGGCGGGAGCTTGA
- a CDS encoding C40 family peptidase: MTPEPGAPLKPPLPLSSGRAKQDTGAADRVFDRLDTEHSRQKQKKAVKKANELIRQQRQQGREPEQPGAQPRQSSRLQFTDEERADPALSRYIRKSDKAADRLDVARDRIPKQKKPVLERTFDEPDGKAKVRLRFEDTGKKPVGKIRHNPVDQPARELGGAVHNEIHRVEHENAAVEGAHKAEQLGERAGGYAVRKVKEGYRSHKLKPYRAAAKAEDAAFKANVNVRYQKALRDNPQLAGANSLSKYIQKQKIRREYAKAVRNGTARGARGAAATVKKTALKATETAQKTAAFVTRHWKPILIIVAAVLLLIFLFSGLSSCGSMLQGGFSSIIGTSYTAEDEAINAVDADYSALEIGLREQINNVPRDYPGYDEYRYFVDEIGHDPFELASYLTVKYHDYTREEVQAELAALFSQQYTLTIQEVVEVRYRTETYTDTWTDPETGETHSETYTVEVPYNYYILVVTLKNKSLGSVATANLTAEQREMYDIYMETLGNKPYLFEGNANVNRGEYTDYDIPPEALTDECFAAMIAEAERYLGYPYVWGSSSPSTSFDCSGFVCWVINQSGVGSVGRTTATGLFNHCATIPPSEAKPGDLIFFHSTYDSAGPVSHVGIYVGNGMMIHCGNPISYASVTSKYWTEHFYAYGRLP, encoded by the coding sequence TTGACCCCGGAGCCGGGTGCGCCACTAAAACCGCCTTTGCCGCTTTCATCAGGCCGGGCGAAGCAGGACACCGGCGCAGCCGACCGCGTATTTGACCGGCTGGATACCGAACATAGCCGCCAAAAGCAGAAAAAAGCGGTAAAAAAGGCGAATGAGCTTATCCGGCAGCAGAGACAGCAAGGCCGGGAGCCGGAGCAGCCGGGAGCGCAGCCCCGGCAATCTTCCCGGTTGCAGTTTACCGACGAGGAACGTGCCGACCCTGCATTATCACGGTATATTCGCAAATCCGACAAAGCCGCTGACCGGCTGGACGTGGCGCGGGATAGGATACCCAAACAGAAAAAGCCTGTATTAGAGCGCACTTTTGACGAGCCGGACGGCAAAGCAAAGGTGCGTTTGCGTTTTGAGGATACCGGCAAAAAGCCCGTGGGGAAAATACGCCACAACCCCGTTGACCAACCGGCGCGGGAGCTTGGCGGTGCTGTTCACAACGAGATACACCGTGTAGAGCATGAAAACGCCGCTGTCGAGGGGGCGCACAAGGCCGAGCAGTTAGGCGAACGCGCCGGAGGGTACGCCGTCCGCAAGGTAAAGGAGGGCTACCGCAGCCATAAGCTCAAACCCTACCGCGCCGCAGCCAAAGCCGAGGACGCAGCTTTCAAGGCCAACGTCAATGTGCGGTATCAAAAGGCCTTGCGGGATAATCCGCAGCTTGCCGGGGCAAATTCCCTTTCAAAGTACATTCAAAAGCAGAAAATCCGCAGGGAGTACGCAAAAGCCGTTCGGAATGGTACGGCACGGGGCGCGCGTGGCGCAGCCGCCACAGTGAAGAAAACCGCTCTAAAAGCCACCGAAACAGCACAGAAAACCGCTGCCTTTGTCACTCGCCACTGGAAGCCTATTTTAATCATTGTCGCCGCTGTTCTCTTGCTCATTTTTCTGTTTTCCGGCCTATCTTCTTGCGGGAGTATGCTGCAAGGCGGCTTTTCGTCCATTATCGGCACAAGCTACACCGCCGAGGACGAAGCCATAAACGCGGTTGATGCTGACTATTCAGCCCTTGAAATCGGCTTGCGGGAGCAGATAAACAATGTCCCCCGCGATTACCCCGGCTATGACGAATACCGCTATTTTGTGGACGAAATCGGACATGACCCTTTCGAGCTTGCATCTTACCTGACCGTTAAATATCACGACTACACGCGAGAGGAAGTACAGGCCGAGCTTGCCGCCCTATTTTCGCAGCAGTATACCCTTACCATTCAGGAGGTTGTCGAAGTCCGCTACCGAACGGAAACCTATACCGACACATGGACAGACCCGGAAACCGGCGAAACCCATTCCGAAACCTACACCGTGGAAGTGCCGTACAACTATTATATTCTCGTTGTGACGCTGAAAAACAAGTCTTTGGGGAGCGTCGCCACCGCGAACCTAACCGCCGAGCAGCGGGAAATGTACGATATTTACATGGAAACGCTTGGCAACAAGCCCTATCTGTTTGAGGGTAACGCCAATGTAAATCGGGGCGAGTACACCGACTACGACATACCGCCCGAAGCCCTGACAGATGAATGCTTTGCCGCCATGATTGCCGAAGCCGAGCGATATTTAGGCTACCCCTACGTTTGGGGCAGCAGCAGCCCGTCCACTTCTTTTGATTGTAGCGGTTTCGTCTGTTGGGTTATCAATCAGTCTGGCGTTGGCAGCGTGGGGCGCACGACGGCGACCGGCCTTTTCAACCATTGCGCCACTATCCCGCCGAGCGAAGCGAAGCCGGGCGACCTTATCTTTTTCCATTCCACCTATGACAGCGCGGGGCCGGTTAGTCATGTCGGTATCTATGTCGGAAACGGCATGATGATACATTGCGGCAACCCTATAAGCTATGCGTCGGTGACTTCAAAATACTGGACGGAACATTTTTACGCTTACGGCAGATTGCCGTAG
- a CDS encoding phosphoadenosine phosphosulfate reductase domain-containing protein has translation MVSFGGGTNSAAVLVGMYNKAIPIDLILFADTGAEYPHTYEFIETMNGWLRDRSLPQITVVKNVDRYGNRFSLEMECLRSHSLPSIAYGHKKCSHKHKIAPQDKFCNNYPPCREVWARGERVYKYVGYDAGEQRRHDNALKYDLKDRKYIKKYPLIAWNWNRDDCIREVEKAGLPQPGKSSCFFCPSMKKYEIVAMKTQYPELFQRAVAIENNALPYLTKVKGLGRNFSWKAYFEQEDITE, from the coding sequence ATCGTATCTTTTGGCGGCGGTACAAATAGTGCCGCCGTTCTTGTTGGAATGTATAACAAGGCCATACCGATTGACCTTATTCTGTTTGCTGACACCGGCGCAGAATACCCGCATACTTATGAGTTTATTGAAACAATGAACGGCTGGCTGCGCGACCGCAGCTTGCCACAAATCACCGTTGTAAAAAACGTAGACAGGTACGGCAATCGCTTTTCGCTGGAAATGGAGTGTTTGCGTTCCCACTCCTTGCCGTCCATAGCTTACGGGCATAAGAAATGCTCCCACAAACACAAAATCGCCCCGCAGGATAAGTTTTGCAACAACTATCCCCCTTGCCGCGAGGTATGGGCGCGGGGCGAACGAGTGTATAAGTATGTCGGCTATGACGCTGGCGAACAGCGGCGGCACGACAACGCATTAAAATATGACCTGAAAGACAGGAAGTATATCAAGAAATATCCTCTTATCGCTTGGAATTGGAACCGGGACGATTGTATCCGCGAGGTTGAAAAGGCAGGATTGCCGCAACCGGGTAAATCGTCCTGCTTCTTTTGTCCGAGCATGAAAAAATATGAGATTGTCGCCATGAAAACACAGTATCCCGAACTATTCCAGCGGGCGGTTGCAATCGAGAACAACGCCTTGCCCTATCTGACAAAGGTTAAGGGCTTGGGACGTAACTTTTCTTGGAAAGCCTATTTTGAACAGGAGGACATCACTGAATGA
- a CDS encoding DUF4315 family protein: MKLAKIEKEMQRTREKIAELQNHLKGLDAQKTEQENLQIIQLVRSLRLSPQELKTFLQAAAEQPTPVPVMATGYTTEQEDSEDEE, translated from the coding sequence ATGAAACTTGCGAAAATTGAAAAGGAAATGCAGCGGACGCGGGAAAAAATCGCGGAACTGCAAAACCACCTAAAAGGGCTTGACGCGCAGAAAACCGAACAGGAAAATCTGCAAATCATCCAGCTTGTACGTTCTTTGCGTCTTTCGCCGCAAGAGCTTAAAACTTTTTTACAGGCCGCAGCCGAGCAGCCCACCCCCGTGCCGGTTATGGCGACCGGCTACACTACCGAGCAGGAGGACAGCGAAGATGAAGAATAA
- a CDS encoding DUF4366 domain-containing protein translates to MKNKKRILTALLAVVLCMAAFPLTAFAGGGEETEPPTEATSEPTTEPEQPANPNPVALTPDGNLTLVDDIDGEQAEDKQFLTVITKGGNYFYIVIDRAGDKENVHFLNMVDEADLLALIEDMDTVPAQPVITPEPQPDPEPALTAPEPEPEKKGGAGGILLIVLMLAAGGGAFYYFKVLKPKQAVQGGTDLSELDELDFDGDNDDFMSMGVDEQEQEDGEK, encoded by the coding sequence ATGAAGAATAAAAAACGTATTTTAACTGCGCTTCTTGCCGTCGTGCTTTGCATGGCGGCTTTTCCATTGACGGCCTTTGCTGGCGGCGGTGAGGAAACCGAGCCGCCCACCGAAGCCACCAGCGAACCGACGACCGAGCCGGAGCAACCGGCGAACCCAAACCCCGTTGCCCTGACCCCGGACGGCAACCTTACCCTTGTTGACGATATAGACGGCGAACAGGCCGAGGATAAGCAGTTTCTTACCGTCATTACCAAAGGCGGCAACTATTTTTATATCGTCATTGACCGAGCGGGCGACAAAGAAAACGTCCACTTTCTTAATATGGTGGACGAAGCCGATTTGCTGGCTTTGATTGAGGATATGGACACCGTACCGGCGCAGCCGGTAATTACCCCGGAACCGCAGCCCGACCCGGAACCCGCGCTCACAGCGCCGGAGCCGGAACCTGAAAAGAAAGGCGGCGCGGGCGGTATTTTGCTTATCGTGCTTATGCTTGCGGCTGGCGGCGGCGCGTTCTATTACTTCAAAGTGCTAAAACCGAAACAGGCCGTACAGGGCGGCACAGACCTTTCCGAGCTTGACGAACTGGATTTTGACGGCGATAACGACGACTTTATGAGCATGGGAGTTGACGAGCAGGAACAGGAGGACGGCGAAAAGTAA